The Dehalococcoidia bacterium genome contains a region encoding:
- a CDS encoding nitronate monooxygenase, protein MNFKQNRVCKLLKIKYPIIQAPMLWITGARLVAAVSNAGGLGVIGPNAGSTTMTKDVTETGERLRREIQRVRALTGKPFAVNIVLPPTMFPDLGKEFTDRTIQVAVEEKVSAVVITGENMEPYIDPFKRAGITVLCRGLSINVEIARRAEAAGIDCMIAVGFEGGGHSGMDQLTTFVLVPQIVRALKIPVVAGGGIADGRGMVAAFALGAEGIYMGTRFMATTECDTHPNVKKAIVEAIDTGTVASAGVMGMARGIRNNLTDKCQKVAAGGGSVVDVSMLYRGTIIPGLLEGDVKDGSVGCGAVAGMITEIKDAADVVKDTVKEAELILSELKKNM, encoded by the coding sequence ACTGAAGATCAAATATCCCATTATCCAGGCGCCCATGCTCTGGATCACGGGCGCCAGGCTGGTTGCCGCGGTATCCAACGCCGGCGGCCTGGGTGTCATCGGGCCCAACGCCGGGTCAACGACGATGACCAAGGATGTGACGGAAACCGGTGAAAGGCTGCGGCGCGAGATTCAGAGGGTAAGGGCTTTAACCGGCAAACCTTTTGCCGTGAATATCGTTCTGCCACCCACAATGTTCCCCGATCTGGGCAAGGAGTTCACCGACCGCACGATCCAGGTAGCCGTTGAAGAGAAGGTGTCTGCGGTTGTCATAACAGGTGAGAATATGGAGCCCTACATCGATCCGTTTAAACGGGCGGGCATCACCGTGCTGTGCAGGGGACTATCCATCAACGTAGAAATAGCCAGAAGGGCGGAGGCCGCGGGTATCGACTGTATGATTGCCGTCGGATTTGAGGGAGGCGGACACAGCGGCATGGATCAGCTGACGACCTTTGTACTTGTACCGCAGATAGTCCGGGCGCTGAAGATACCGGTGGTCGCGGGAGGAGGGATAGCCGACGGCCGCGGCATGGTGGCCGCGTTTGCACTGGGAGCCGAGGGCATATATATGGGTACACGCTTCATGGCCACGACGGAGTGCGACACTCACCCCAACGTAAAAAAGGCGATTGTTGAGGCCATCGATACCGGCACCGTTGCCAGCGCCGGCGTGATGGGAATGGCCAGGGGTATCCGCAATAACCTGACCGACAAATGCCAGAAAGTGGCAGCCGGCGGCGGCTCAGTGGTGGACGTAAGCATGCTTTACAGGGGCACTATCATCCCCGGCTTGCTGGAAGGAGATGTGAAAGATGGTAGCGTCGGCTGCGGCGCCGTGGCCGGTATGATCACCGAGATTAAAGACGCTGCCGATGTTGTTAAAGATACGGTTAAGGAGGCGGAACTCATACTATCCGAGCTGAAGAAAAATATGTAA
- a CDS encoding NAD(P)H-dependent oxidoreductase subunit E, with protein sequence MSAAAKGTQSSSANRAELLPALKQELVNNSSLSKTVLSSLADKTGIPLNEIYGVSTFYSYLPVAAVGKNIIRVCGCLPCDLKDAQGVIRSIKKELGIEPGQTTADARFSLEQAGCIGACDQAPAMMINDTLYGNLTPARITEILRSFQ encoded by the coding sequence ATGAGCGCTGCCGCAAAAGGGACACAATCCTCTTCCGCCAACCGCGCGGAGCTCCTGCCCGCGCTGAAACAGGAGCTCGTTAATAACAGTAGTCTGTCTAAAACCGTATTATCCTCCCTGGCCGATAAAACAGGGATCCCCCTCAATGAGATCTACGGCGTATCCACCTTCTACTCATACCTGCCAGTCGCCGCAGTGGGTAAAAACATCATCCGCGTGTGCGGTTGCCTCCCCTGCGATTTGAAAGATGCACAGGGTGTGATAAGGAGCATTAAAAAGGAGCTGGGGATCGAGCCGGGGCAGACCACGGCCGATGCCAGGTTCTCCCTGGAGCAGGCGGGCTGTATCGGCGCCTGCGACCAGGCCCCCGCCATGATGATCAACGATACGCTTTACGGGAACCTGACCCCGGCGAGGATAACAGAGATATTGAGGTCCTTTCAATAG
- a CDS encoding 2Fe-2S iron-sulfur cluster-binding protein: MSSVQLSIDGKGIKVRDGITILEAATAHGITIPTLCHIKGLIPTGVCRVCVVEVEGSRTLMGACHTPVSNGMVVHTQTPRVIAARRVIVELLLTAHTGDCVNDTNAENCALHNLASDYQVGAPRFNVRAPRFYPAEETNPYVVRNLSKCILCRKCVRACADIAHKNILSIGYRGFRSKVVTGFDEALNTEACRDCGICIEHCPTGALSAAPGFKALKGGAVR, translated from the coding sequence ATGAGTAGTGTGCAACTTTCGATCGATGGGAAAGGCATTAAGGTTCGCGATGGTATTACCATTTTGGAGGCGGCTACGGCACACGGCATAACGATACCTACGCTTTGCCATATTAAAGGTTTAATCCCCACCGGTGTGTGCCGCGTCTGCGTGGTGGAGGTGGAGGGCTCAAGAACATTGATGGGCGCCTGCCATACCCCTGTATCCAATGGCATGGTGGTGCACACCCAAACGCCCAGGGTCATAGCGGCCCGCAGGGTGATAGTGGAGCTGCTGCTCACCGCCCATACCGGCGACTGCGTGAACGATACCAATGCGGAGAATTGCGCCCTGCATAATCTGGCCTCCGATTACCAGGTGGGCGCCCCGCGTTTCAACGTGAGAGCTCCCCGTTTTTATCCGGCCGAGGAGACAAACCCCTATGTCGTGCGCAACCTTTCCAAGTGCATACTCTGCCGCAAATGCGTCCGGGCCTGCGCCGATATCGCCCACAAAAACATACTCAGTATCGGATACCGCGGCTTCAGGTCGAAGGTCGTCACAGGATTCGATGAGGCCTTAAACACAGAAGCCTGCCGGGACTGCGGCATCTGCATCGAGCATTGCCCCACGGGAGCGCTGAGTGCCGCGCCCGGTTTTAAAGCATTGAAGGGAGGTGCAGTACGATGA
- a CDS encoding NADH-ubiquinone oxidoreductase-F iron-sulfur binding region domain-containing protein has translation MAEKRIVLGNCGIVDPQDIESYLKAGGFKAYEKACKMKPRGIVEEIKKSGLTGRGGAGFPCGLKWELARNTKAKMKYLICNADEGEVGQFKDKYLLSKDPFTLIEGMLIAGLAIGAQQAYIYLRAEYHSIFNLLAEAIKQAKEKGFLKDTDIRVFEGAGAYVCGEESALMNSIEGRRGESRYKPPYPPTCGLWDRPTIINNVETLMNVPHIINNGAVWFSAMGTKRSKGTKVFCVSGDVARPGVYELEMGSTLKELVVDLAGAAGVKAVQVGGSAGAILPVHMIDTPLSHETCLGSGAVVVINTDRDIVDIVYNNMHFLNEESCGKCTPCREGSEVMLEILGRLIRGDGESGDISKLEDLARTMALASMCGLGQAAAVPVLDSLKYFRDEYSDLIDQSLFLRSYLGSELSKSEEAVI, from the coding sequence GTGGCGGAAAAACGCATTGTGCTGGGTAACTGCGGAATCGTGGATCCGCAGGACATCGAATCTTATCTCAAGGCGGGAGGCTTCAAAGCTTACGAGAAAGCATGCAAAATGAAGCCCCGGGGAATAGTTGAGGAGATCAAGAAATCGGGGCTAACGGGACGCGGTGGAGCGGGTTTTCCCTGCGGCCTCAAATGGGAGCTGGCACGCAATACCAAGGCAAAAATGAAATATCTCATCTGCAACGCCGATGAGGGTGAGGTCGGCCAATTCAAGGACAAATACTTATTATCCAAAGATCCTTTCACGCTTATCGAGGGTATGCTCATAGCAGGCCTGGCCATCGGCGCGCAGCAGGCGTATATCTACCTCAGGGCCGAATATCATTCTATTTTTAACCTGCTGGCTGAGGCGATAAAACAGGCCAAAGAGAAAGGCTTTTTGAAGGACACGGATATACGGGTGTTCGAGGGCGCGGGCGCATACGTCTGCGGTGAGGAATCTGCACTCATGAACTCCATCGAAGGCCGCAGGGGTGAATCGCGCTATAAACCACCCTATCCCCCCACCTGCGGGCTGTGGGATCGTCCGACCATTATTAATAATGTAGAGACGCTGATGAATGTACCCCATATCATCAACAACGGCGCCGTCTGGTTCAGCGCCATGGGGACCAAAAGGAGCAAAGGCACCAAGGTGTTCTGCGTGAGCGGCGATGTCGCCAGGCCCGGCGTCTACGAGCTTGAGATGGGCAGCACGCTGAAGGAGCTGGTGGTCGACCTGGCCGGTGCGGCGGGCGTCAAAGCGGTGCAGGTCGGAGGTTCCGCCGGCGCTATCCTGCCTGTGCACATGATCGATACACCGTTGTCACACGAGACATGCCTGGGCTCGGGAGCGGTAGTCGTAATCAACACGGACCGGGATATCGTCGATATAGTCTATAACAACATGCATTTCCTCAACGAGGAGTCCTGCGGGAAGTGCACGCCCTGCCGCGAGGGCAGCGAGGTCATGCTGGAGATCCTGGGCAGGTTGATCCGGGGAGACGGCGAATCGGGAGATATCAGTAAACTGGAGGACCTTGCTCGGACAATGGCCCTGGCATCGATGTGCGGCCTGGGGCAGGCGGCGGCCGTGCCCGTGCTGGACTCGCTGAAATATTTCCGGGATGAGTATAGCGACCTGATCGACCAGTCCCTGTTCCTGCGAAGCTACCTAGGCAGCGAATTATCTAAATCGGAGGAGGCCGTGATATGA